Below is a genomic region from Pseudomonas sp. JQ170C.
AATTCCTCCAGGGCGAGATGGACAAGTTCTTCTCCGGCCAGGAATTCGAAAAGGCCGAAGGCTACGTTCCGCCTAGCGAATAACCCCCGAAAATCGTAAGCGACGGAATTAATTTAAAAAATTTTCAAAAAGTCGTTGACGTAAATCCGAAAAACCCTTTTAATGCGCCCCGTTGCCCAGATAGCTCAGTCGGTAGAGCAGGGGATTGAAAATCCCCGTGTCGGCGGTTCGATTCCGTCTCTGGGCACCACTCATTAATTTCGAGTGGTGTCTACACCACCCGAAAGCCTCAAAAAACCCGCCTAGTGCGGGTTTTTTGTTGCCTGTGTTTTTCTGAGGCACCCTGACATGCTCCCGCCCTCAGGACCATCGCTTCTATCCGCTCCCGCCTCAAGCCAGAGGCCGCCAGAAGCGTTCTGAGACGCATGAACGGGTAGTCGACGGAATCCGACCCGGACGCGGCATGAAAGCGACCAGGCAAGCGCAGAGGGCCAATAGCCTGATGAGGCATGAAGATCGTCAGCCGGAGCACTGCTCCCGTCGCTTGCTGCGCACGCCGGAAAATGATCCAGGCCTGCACCGATCCCATCAGCGCCCGATCACCACGCATCAGCCATAGCACCGAACCTCGCCAACGCCGACGCGGCGATACGGCACCGGGTCCACATCATTCCTTTTCTGTGTACGCCGATATCGCCACGCCGGAACAAAGCGCGGGCGAACACCTCGCCCAACACAACCTCAATACCGTAGAAATTCAGATGAGCAACATACAAGTACGGTGCTGATAGCATTGAAAACTGTTAAAGTAACGGCCAAATTTTAGGCACAGACAGTCCTCGTCGGCTGGTCTAGTTAGAGCGAACATCCAGGCCGAAAATATTATGAAAGCAATTGAGCTATTTGCAGGAATTGGTGGTTTCAGAGTCGCCTGTGACTCACTGGGAATTGAAACAGTATGGGCCAACGACATCAGCCCCTCTGCCGCAAAAGTCTATCAAGACAGATTTGGCGAAGAGCATTTCAACTTTGGTGACATAGCGACTTTTCTGGACCAGGTTCCTGATCATGATCTCCTGACAGGCGGATTTCCATGCCAGCCTTTCTCAAGTGCAGGTCGCAAACTTGGACTCGAGGACGCACGAGGAAGTCTGTTTGAAAAAATAGTTCATATCCTCGAGAAAAAGAAACCCAAGTATTTTGTACTGGAAAACGTCAAGCGCCTTCTGTCCATGGATAGCGGCAAGCATTTCGCGACCATCCTGGATGCCCTGTCCGAGATTGGCTACCTGGTTGAATGGCGGCTTCTAAACTCCGTCAACTTTGGCTTGCCTCAGCACCGCGAACGCATTGTCATTATCGGTCACAAAGACCATAACCCAAAATCCTATCTCTGCACTAAATCGGATATTTCAGAGCTCACCCCTCATCAAGCATCCGCGGCTTCAGACACCAGCAAATGGAAGCCCATCGAAGACCATGGCGCAAAATTTCACACGTGGGGGCTGGCCCTCAATGGAAAGTTCTTTCATGCCAAGATCGAAGGCTTTTCCGATGCCGCCAAGCCGGTAAAGCTCAAAGAGATTCTTGAAGAACGACCCGATGACGTTTTCTATTACACGGAGAACACGCTGGAGCGGATCAAAAACAGTGAAGAGGTGAACAGGTTCTTCAATGGTGTCGAGATCCTCTATAACCAGAAAGGCGGCGCAAGAATGGGGTATTCCGTTTTTGGAATCGAGGGCGTTGCCCCGACCCTGACCTGCACAACAAGCCGGCACTATGAGCGCTATAAAATCGGCGATGAGTTCAGACGCTTGACCCCCGTCGAGTATGCTCGCATTCAAGGCTTCCCGGATGACCACTGCGCGTCAGTGAGGGCCTACGATCAGTACCCCCTTTACGGGAATGCCGTGCCGCCTGCACTCGTGGCCTGGGCGATCAAGAGAACCCTCTCCAACAGCTACACAACCTTCCAATCGGCCTCAGCACAAATGGAATTGGTATGACCGAACGTCGCATGCTCCGCGAGCACATAAAAGGTAATTTGCCTGAAATCGTTACACAGTTGAATGAATACCTTCGTGGCGAGCGTGTCGAAGAAATAAAACACATATTGCAACGGGTCGGACGTGGCGGAAAACTTCCGCACTGGTACGAACTTCTTGCAACCGGTCAGTCCATGCCAAACCTGGATGGCAAGACAATTGGCAGTGTCATCGAGATGACACTGCTGGGTGTACTGGAACACCACACGCTTAAACCGTTCAACATTCCTCCGCTTGAGGTGAACCCGGCGAAAGGCGTCGATATACCGTACCTGGACCTTGGCATTAAATCGCCGTCCGAGAACTTCTGCACCAGTGAGCCATTCTTCTCCGCCTATGAACGCGTTCTTGGCAACGAGAGCGATGCAATTATCCTGTTGACGGATTACCAGACAGCAAAAAAGAATCCGCCCCCGGTCAGAATTCAGATCATCAAGGCAGCGTTCCTCAAAGGCAGCGAGATTGCCGACAGAAACCTTTGCATTGTGGCATCGAAAAACAAACAGCGGCTGTTTGAAGAAAGCGAGTCCCTGTGCAAGAAGATGCTTCAGTTCTTGTGTCATATCAACCAAGGTGACTGGCGGGCAAAATCGCTGCTCCGGCTTGTTAACTCGCTGTACGATGATGATGACACTATCAACACGCTGGTAGCCGCCATAGCACGGGACTTCCAAACCAAAGCCGCCGCCGATATCAAGAAAGGAATAGAACCGCTCCCGCTTGACGAGCTGAATAAAATAACTGCGATAAGCAACTCCAACCAGAAAGTGTCGGCGATTATCAATGCGTGCAATGACTGGGTCATTGATACCCACAAGGATTTTGCACGCCTCCCGAACGATAACGAGTGGCAGCGTTTTCTCAGAAGCCCTCTGGATGGCAAGATCGGAATGAGCTTTGCCCTGCAGTGGCGCTACAACTTTGGGAATCTTTTCAACTCCTTGCCTTTTGCGATAGTAGCGCCCGTTATTACTTCAGAGTCCCATGCCGCGCCATTGGTGGCTGATGAAGAAATCATTGATTGATTTTTAGGCAAGCGCTGCGGCACTACTAATACCGCCCCCTGAATCGCACGATCCAGGGGGTTTTCATTGGTGTCGCAGAACCCGAAGCCGTTGACCGCCGTCAATACGCCCCCTGCCCCATCGCCGTAAGCTGCCTGGTGGATACTAGAAAAACCAACAGGCCCCCAATGAGCGAAGATTCCACAGCCCTGCCCCTGCCCTTGCCCGCCACCGAAACGCCCGCGAGCACCAGCACCTCTGCACCACGCAAGACCGCCACTCCCCGCCCACGTCGCCCACGCACCCCGCGTGCACCTGCGACCGCCAGCACAGACACGCCGATCAGCACCATCAGCCAGCAGCCGGCCGCGCTCAAAGTCGCCTCGGCGCCGCGCGGCTCGAATGAAGACAGCACCTCGGCCAAGCTGCCCGCCAGCTACCCCTACCGCACCCGCATGCGCCGCGCCGAGTACGACAAGGCCAAGCACGAGCTGCAAATCGAGCTGCTCAAGGTGCAAAGTTGGGTCAAGGACACTGGCCAGCGCATCGTCGTGCTGTTCGAGGGCCGTGACGCCGCTGGCAAGGGCGGCACGATCAAACGCTTCATGGAGCACCTGAACCCGCGTGGCGCACGCATCGTGGCCCTGGAGAAGCCTTCTGAGCAGGAAAAGGGCCAGTGGTACTTCCAGCGCTATATCCAGCACCTGCCGACCGCAGGCGAAATGGTCTTCTTCGACCGCTCCTGGTACAACCGCGCCGGTGTCGAGCGGGTGATGGATTTCTGCACGCCTTTGCAGTACCTGGAATTCATGCGCCAGGCGCCCGACCTTGAACGCATGCTCTGCAACAGCGGCATCCTGCTGTTCAAGTACTGGTTCTCGGTGAACCGCGAAGAGCAGCTGCGCCGCTTCATCTCCCGCCGCGACGACCCACTCAAGCACTGGAAGCTGTCGCCCATCGACATCAAGTCGCTGGACAAGTGGGACGAATACACCGCGGCCAAGGAAGCGATGTTCTTCCACACCGACACCGCCGATGCGCCGTGGACGGTGGTCAAGTCCGATGACAAGAAGCGCGCGCGGATCAACTGCATCCGTCACTTCCTGCATTCGCTGGACTACCCGGGTAAAGACCTGCGCGTGGCCCACCATCCTGACCCACTACTTGTGGACCGGGCATCGCGGGTGCTGGAGGAAGAAGACCGTATTGAGGGGACGCAGCCCGCCTCCTGATCGAATGCGGCTTGGGTTTCCCTGCCAACTGCGATTCAATACGCGAAATCTTACGACTCAGGATTCACCGATGGCCTCCAACACTAAACAACAGAAACGCGCCAAGCGCGCCGCCGCCAAGGCTCGCGAAAACCGCATGGTGCGTAGCGGCCAGGCCGTCAAGAGCAGTGGCGAAAGCTCCAGCGCAAGCGTTGAGCAGGTGTTCAACAAGGCAATGGATTCGGGCAGCTACAACGCCCTGTTCGAGAAGATGAAGGCTGCTCAGGAAGGTGGGCTGGTGCCCCTGATCTCGGTGTTCCTGGTTGACCCGCTGCTGGCTCTGGTGCTCAAGGGCCACAAGGAAGAACACGCCACCGACTACATCGTCATGGTCTTCACCGCCTACCGCAAATGGCTGGACGGCGCAGACGAAGACACCACCATGGCGTGGCTGGAGAGTGATGAGTTCCAGGAGGCGTACATCTCGGCTTCCGAGGCGGTGGCCAAGACGCAGCAAAAACAGTTCGGTTGAGTCGTCGCGGGGCAAGCCTGCTCCTACCATCCCGGTAGGAGCAGGCTTGCCCCGCGATTCATTCCATCAGTTGTTCAGCACAACCCGCCCAGCCGCCTCGGCCTTGCGCTTGCGCGCCACCAGCAGCCCCGCCGCCACAACCGCAATCGACAGCAACCCGGTCGCCACGATCTCGATGCGATGATCCGGACGGATCAGCATCACCGTCAAAATGCCCACGATGAACACGATGGTTGCCCAGGTCAGGCCCGGGAACAGCCACATCTTGAAGGCAATCTTCTCGCCACGGGCCATGCGCTGACGGCGCATGCGCAGTTGCGACACAGCGATCACCAGATACACCAGCAAGGCAATGGCGCCAGAGCTGGCCAGCAGGAACTCGAACACCTGAGCCGGCGCCAGGTAGTTGGCAATCACGGTGAGGAACGCCGCCGCCGTCGACAGCACCACCGCGCAGTACGGGGTACCGGAGGACGTGGTGCGCTGGGCTACGGCCGGTGCATCACCACGCTTGCTCAGGGAGAAGAGCATGCGCGAAGAGGTGTACAGCGCCGAGTTCAGGCAGCTGGTCACGGCGATCAACACAACGATGTCGACGATCAGCTTGGCGTTGGGGATGCCCATCAGGTTCAGCACAGTCTGATAAGAGCCCACTTCGGCCAGTTCACTGTGGTTCCACGGCACCAGTGCCACGACCACGAAGATCGACACGAGGTAGAACAGGAAGATCCGCCAGATCACCGAGTTGGTGGCCTTGGTGATCTGCTTGCCCGGGTCTTTCGACTCGGCGGCAGCAATAGTGACGATCTCGGTACCCATGAACGAGAACATGGTGGTCAGCATTGCCGCCAGCACCGCGCCCATACCGTTGGGCATGAAGCCCTGGGTGTCGAACAGGTGGCTGACGCCGCTGACCTGGCTGTTGGGCAGCAGGCCGAAAATCGCCGCCACGCCCAGCACGATAAAGCCGATGATTGCCACTACCTTGAGCAATGCGAACCAGAACTCGAACTCGCCGTAGTTCTTCACGCTGAACAGGTTGGTCGCAGTCAGCAGCAAGGTGATGACCAGGGTGAACACCCAGATCCCCACGTCAGGGAACCAGGCATGCAGGATGGTGGCGGCGGCGTTGGCCTCCAGCGGGATCACCAACACCCAGAACCACCAGTACAGCCAGCCAATGGTAAAGCCGGCCCAGTGGCCGATGGCCTTGTCGGCGTAGGTGGAGAAGGAACCGGTATCGGGTGAAGCAATGGCCATTTCGGCCAGCATGCGCATCACCAGCACCACCAGGGTGCCGGCGGCGGCGTAGGCCAGCAACACGGCAGGGCCGGCTTCGGCAATGGCGTGGCCGGAGCCGACGAACAAGCCGGCGCCAATAACGCCAGCAATAGACAGCATGGTGACATGCCGTTGTTTGAGCCCCTGAGCGAGGTCATTGGAATTGTGCGTACCGCTCATAAAACTACCTTTGAAGGAATGGCTTTCTGTCCTGCTACTGCAGATGCGCCCCTATAAAGAAGGGCAGCAACATCCTGTTACCGCTAGGGAAGGCAAATAACGCGCCAGTTCCTTGACCGTTCGTTTGAAATTCCCTACAGCCGCGTGCAACAAGGCTTACAGGCCTTTCTGCCAGATACTGGCCGAATGCCCGCCAAAAAAAAGCGCTGAATCCATTAATTACTGAAATACCCACTTACAAATAGCGAGTCGCACCAAAAACCGTCATCGGTAACACCTCGCGCACATCCCTGGCGCAAAAAGGTACAACCCAATCAGAGCAACCAATCGCCGCAATCCTTGGCCGAAGCTGTACGCAAGGTCAGAAACGGCTTCCCAGCACTGGCCAAAAATGGCACCATCGCGCCTTTTTTCATCAAGGCTCCGGCCCTGGAAACGAGGGCAGGCGGACATCCGCGCGACAGTCAGCTGCAGCGATGCGACACCCGCCCTCCCGGTAACCCGTTGCCCCTCCCGCCGTTGTTGGCTGTCATTCAGCCGCTATGCTAGCTTGGCGCTCGCCAAGAAGGCCGCCAACAGCAGGAGCGCACCAGAACACATGAGGACCGCACATGGCTGAGGCCACGCCCGCGCTGGAAATCCGCAACCTGCACAAACGCTACGGCGACCAGGAGATTCTCAAGGGCATCTCGCTGACCGCACGCGATGGTGATGTGATCTCGATCCTGGGATCCTCCGGCTCCGGCAAGTCCACTCTGCTGCGCTGCATCAACCTGCTGGAAAACCCGCACCAGGGCCAGATCCTGGTAGCCGGTGAAGAGCTGCGGCTCAAAGCTGCAAAAAACGGTGAGCTGGTGGCTGCCGACAACAAGCAGATCAATCGCATGCGCAGCGAGATCGGCTTCGTGTTCCAGAATTTCAATCTGTGGCCGCACATGAGCATCCTCGACAACATCATCGAGGCCCCTCGTCGCGTGCTCGGCCAGAGCAAGGCCGAAGCCATCGAGCATGCCGAGGCACTGCTCAACAAGGTCGGCATCCACAACAAGCGCCACAGCTACCCGGCCGAATTGTCCGGCGGCCAGCAACAACGCGCCGCCATTGCCCGCACCCTGGCCATGAAGCCCAAGGTCATCCTGTTTGACGAGCCGACCTCGGCCCTGGATCCGGAAATGGTCCAGGAAGTGCTTAACGTTATCCGCGCCCTGGCCGAAGAAGGCCGTACCATGCTACTGGTTACGCACGAAATGGGCTTTGCCCGCCAGGTGTCCAGCGAAGTCATCTTCCTGCACCAAGGGCTGGTCGAAGAGCAGGGAACGCCGCAGCAGGTTTTTGAAAACCCGAACTCGGCGCGTTGTAAACAATTCATGTCCAGCAACCGCTAACGGAGCAACACGCATGCAGACCTATAAGAAATTCCTCCTGGCCGCTGCCGCCACGCTGGTGTTCTCGGCCAATGCCATGGCTGCCGAGAAACTGAAGATGGGCATCGAGGCGGCTTACCCGCCGTTCAACAACAAGGACGCCAGTGGCCAGGTAGTGGGCTTTGACAAAGACATCGGCGACGCCCTGTGCGCCAAGATGAAAGTCGAGTGCGAAGTGGTTACCTCCGACTGGGACGGCATCATCCCGGCCCTTAACGCCAAGAAGTTCGACTTCATCGTCTCGTCGCTGTCGATCACCGACGAGCGCAAGCAAGCCGTGGACTTTACCGACCCCTACTACTCGAACAAGCAGCAGTTCATCGCGCCAAAGAACGTCGACTTCAAGACTGACCCCGCTTCGCTGCAAGGCAAAGCACTGGGCACCCAGCGCGCAACGCAGGCCGCGACCTGGCTGGACGATAACGGCGGCATGGACGGCAAGTTCAAAGTCAGCCTCTACGACACTCAGGAAAACGCCTACCTGGACCTGACCTCAGGCCGCGTCGACGCCCTGCTGGCCGACAAATACGCCAACTACGACTGGCTCAAATCCGAAGCCGGTAAAAACTACGAGTTCAAAGGCGAGCCTGTTAACGAAAGCGACAAGGTCGGCATCGCCGTGCGCAAAGGTGACGATGCACTGCGCACCAAACTGAACGCCGCTTTGAAGGAAATCGTTGCCGACGGCACCTACAAGAAGATCAACGACAAGTACTTCCCCTTCAGCATCTATTGATTCGCCCCGACCGGCATCGCCCTGGAGGTGATGCCGGTCCTTTGAACAAACCTGCCCATGAATATTGATCTCTACGGATTCGGTCCGGCCTTGTTGGCCGGGACGCTGATGACCGTCAAACTCGCGTTGTCGGCCCTGTGTCTGGGGCTGGTGCTAGGGCTGCTTGGCGCCCTGGCCAAGACCTCGCCGTACAAACCCCTGCAATGGCTGGGTGGCTTTTATTCCACCCTGGTGCGTGGCGTACCCGAACTGCTCTGGGTATTGCTGATTTACTTTGGCACCGTCAGCCTGATGAACCGGCTTGGCGAAGCCCTGAACATTCCTGGCCTGGAACTCAATGCCTTTGCTGCTGGCGTGATCGCCCTTGGCTTGTGCTTCGGCGCCTATGCCACGGAAGTATTCCGCGGCGCGATCCTGGCCATACCCAAGGGCCACCGTGAAGCCGGCCTGGCCCTGGGCCTTTCCAGAGGGCGGATTTTTTCCAAGCTGGTCCTGCCTCAAATGTGGCGCATCGCCCTTCCCGGCCTGGGCAATCTGTTCATGATCCTGATGAAAGACACTGCGCTGGTATCGGTAATCGGCCTGGAAGAGATCATGCGTCACTCGCAGATCGCCGTGACGGTGAGCAAGCAGCCCTTCACCTTCTATATGGTTGCCGCTGTTATTTACCTCGGGCTGACCGTCCTTGCCATGACTGGCATGCACTTCATGGAAAAACGTGCCGCACGCGGCTTCGCGAGGCCTAACCAATGAACTGGGAAGTCATCATCAAGTGGCTACCACGCCTGGCCCAAGGCGCCACGCTGACACTGGAACTGGTAGCCATCGCGGTCATTGCCGGCCTGATCCTCGCCATCCCGCTGGGTATCGCTCGCTCGTCACGCCATTGGTACGTGCGTGCCTTGCCGTTCAGCTACATCTTCTTCTTCC
It encodes:
- a CDS encoding DNA cytosine methyltransferase; amino-acid sequence: MKAIELFAGIGGFRVACDSLGIETVWANDISPSAAKVYQDRFGEEHFNFGDIATFLDQVPDHDLLTGGFPCQPFSSAGRKLGLEDARGSLFEKIVHILEKKKPKYFVLENVKRLLSMDSGKHFATILDALSEIGYLVEWRLLNSVNFGLPQHRERIVIIGHKDHNPKSYLCTKSDISELTPHQASAASDTSKWKPIEDHGAKFHTWGLALNGKFFHAKIEGFSDAAKPVKLKEILEERPDDVFYYTENTLERIKNSEEVNRFFNGVEILYNQKGGARMGYSVFGIEGVAPTLTCTTSRHYERYKIGDEFRRLTPVEYARIQGFPDDHCASVRAYDQYPLYGNAVPPALVAWAIKRTLSNSYTTFQSASAQMELV
- the ppk2 gene encoding polyphosphate kinase 2, with protein sequence MSEDSTALPLPLPATETPASTSTSAPRKTATPRPRRPRTPRAPATASTDTPISTISQQPAALKVASAPRGSNEDSTSAKLPASYPYRTRMRRAEYDKAKHELQIELLKVQSWVKDTGQRIVVLFEGRDAAGKGGTIKRFMEHLNPRGARIVALEKPSEQEKGQWYFQRYIQHLPTAGEMVFFDRSWYNRAGVERVMDFCTPLQYLEFMRQAPDLERMLCNSGILLFKYWFSVNREEQLRRFISRRDDPLKHWKLSPIDIKSLDKWDEYTAAKEAMFFHTDTADAPWTVVKSDDKKRARINCIRHFLHSLDYPGKDLRVAHHPDPLLVDRASRVLEEEDRIEGTQPAS
- the gabP gene encoding GABA permease; its protein translation is MSGTHNSNDLAQGLKQRHVTMLSIAGVIGAGLFVGSGHAIAEAGPAVLLAYAAAGTLVVLVMRMLAEMAIASPDTGSFSTYADKAIGHWAGFTIGWLYWWFWVLVIPLEANAAATILHAWFPDVGIWVFTLVITLLLTATNLFSVKNYGEFEFWFALLKVVAIIGFIVLGVAAIFGLLPNSQVSGVSHLFDTQGFMPNGMGAVLAAMLTTMFSFMGTEIVTIAAAESKDPGKQITKATNSVIWRIFLFYLVSIFVVVALVPWNHSELAEVGSYQTVLNLMGIPNAKLIVDIVVLIAVTSCLNSALYTSSRMLFSLSKRGDAPAVAQRTTSSGTPYCAVVLSTAAAFLTVIANYLAPAQVFEFLLASSGAIALLVYLVIAVSQLRMRRQRMARGEKIAFKMWLFPGLTWATIVFIVGILTVMLIRPDHRIEIVATGLLSIAVVAAGLLVARKRKAEAAGRVVLNN
- a CDS encoding ABC transporter ATP-binding protein produces the protein MAEATPALEIRNLHKRYGDQEILKGISLTARDGDVISILGSSGSGKSTLLRCINLLENPHQGQILVAGEELRLKAAKNGELVAADNKQINRMRSEIGFVFQNFNLWPHMSILDNIIEAPRRVLGQSKAEAIEHAEALLNKVGIHNKRHSYPAELSGGQQQRAAIARTLAMKPKVILFDEPTSALDPEMVQEVLNVIRALAEEGRTMLLVTHEMGFARQVSSEVIFLHQGLVEEQGTPQQVFENPNSARCKQFMSSNR
- a CDS encoding ABC transporter substrate-binding protein; translation: MQTYKKFLLAAAATLVFSANAMAAEKLKMGIEAAYPPFNNKDASGQVVGFDKDIGDALCAKMKVECEVVTSDWDGIIPALNAKKFDFIVSSLSITDERKQAVDFTDPYYSNKQQFIAPKNVDFKTDPASLQGKALGTQRATQAATWLDDNGGMDGKFKVSLYDTQENAYLDLTSGRVDALLADKYANYDWLKSEAGKNYEFKGEPVNESDKVGIAVRKGDDALRTKLNAALKEIVADGTYKKINDKYFPFSIY
- a CDS encoding ABC transporter permease, which encodes MNIDLYGFGPALLAGTLMTVKLALSALCLGLVLGLLGALAKTSPYKPLQWLGGFYSTLVRGVPELLWVLLIYFGTVSLMNRLGEALNIPGLELNAFAAGVIALGLCFGAYATEVFRGAILAIPKGHREAGLALGLSRGRIFSKLVLPQMWRIALPGLGNLFMILMKDTALVSVIGLEEIMRHSQIAVTVSKQPFTFYMVAAVIYLGLTVLAMTGMHFMEKRAARGFARPNQ